Proteins co-encoded in one Deltaproteobacteria bacterium genomic window:
- a CDS encoding TetR/AcrR family transcriptional regulator, producing MLSTFKKLPENKQNALLNAAAKVFAKKGYYHANISEICKKAGISNGALYKYFKNKESLYLSVFDYIIDIVSKELFLKHLDSPGPVYLIIQNILNGLVVLAKNHPEMVAIYVDIGSCSMNKLSAPLAEKMEGKAKEFWMELVRRGRQKGEIKTKFSDEGLAYYIDNHITLLAYSLASKYFDTRFRVYFGGKSKEVTDQEKIRTIIKSMQVVLE from the coding sequence ATGTTGTCGACCTTCAAAAAACTGCCTGAAAACAAACAAAATGCCTTGTTGAATGCCGCGGCCAAGGTTTTCGCCAAAAAGGGGTACTATCACGCCAATATCTCCGAAATTTGCAAAAAAGCGGGGATATCCAACGGGGCCCTTTACAAATATTTTAAGAATAAGGAATCTCTTTACTTATCCGTCTTCGACTACATCATCGATATTGTTTCAAAAGAACTGTTTTTGAAGCATCTGGACTCTCCCGGACCCGTTTACCTGATCATCCAAAACATTTTAAATGGGCTGGTAGTCCTGGCCAAAAACCATCCGGAGATGGTGGCCATCTATGTGGATATAGGCTCCTGTTCCATGAATAAACTTTCCGCCCCATTGGCGGAAAAGATGGAAGGAAAGGCCAAAGAGTTCTGGATGGAACTCGTCCGCCGGGGCCGGCAGAAGGGTGAAATCAAGACCAAATTCAGTGATGAGGGCCTGGCCTACTACATCGATAATCACATCACCCTCCTGGCCTACTCCCTGGCTTCAAAATATTTCGATACCCGGTTTCGCGTCTATTTCGGAGGGAAATCAAAAGAGGTTACCGACCAGGAAAAGATCAGGACGATTATTAAATCCATGCAGGTGGTCCTGGAATAA
- a CDS encoding amidohydrolase family protein yields the protein MIIDVHSHLGDILYPEGGQLIFKKGIKKQRGFDIIGIAELSLYKTNPLSEWLLKKFCSNLITKAGRARNAAGTLENMQLSMTAAGVIKTACMPIVPYLTFEDLRKAQAVDPGIIPFTGIDFTRTDDAENQLKSDVAQGARGLKLHPNIQKEPLDSQRTFTVVENFSQFNLPVLFHSGVTSYYLGPESEKFEIPSYGETAYARKLVSAFPNVPFIVGHAGIFQYKETIGLLSGFKNTYVDTSFQPPNRIRELIQAFGPERVLYASDWPWGDRRASVSAVRKACRGDRSLEKLIYSENAARLLGLTS from the coding sequence ATGATTATCGATGTCCATTCCCATCTTGGAGATATTCTTTATCCTGAGGGCGGACAACTGATCTTCAAAAAGGGGATCAAAAAACAAAGGGGCTTTGATATTATCGGCATCGCCGAGCTGAGCCTCTATAAGACGAATCCCCTGTCCGAATGGCTTCTCAAGAAATTCTGCTCCAACCTGATTACCAAAGCCGGACGGGCCAGAAACGCGGCCGGGACCTTGGAAAACATGCAATTATCCATGACGGCCGCCGGCGTAATCAAAACAGCCTGCATGCCCATTGTGCCCTATTTGACCTTCGAAGATCTCCGAAAAGCCCAGGCCGTTGATCCTGGAATTATCCCTTTTACAGGTATTGATTTCACCAGAACAGATGATGCTGAAAATCAATTAAAAAGCGATGTCGCCCAGGGGGCCAGGGGATTGAAACTCCATCCGAACATCCAGAAGGAGCCTTTGGACAGCCAGAGGACTTTTACTGTCGTCGAAAATTTTTCCCAATTCAATCTCCCCGTCCTTTTCCACAGCGGGGTTACCTCCTATTACTTGGGTCCGGAATCGGAGAAATTTGAGATCCCTTCTTATGGAGAAACAGCTTATGCCAGGAAGTTGGTGTCTGCCTTCCCCAATGTACCCTTTATCGTTGGTCACGCCGGAATTTTTCAGTACAAGGAAACTATCGGTCTTCTGAGTGGATTTAAAAATACCTATGTGGATACCTCCTTCCAGCCACCGAACCGGATTCGAGAACTGATCCAGGCTTTCGGTCCCGAGCGGGTCCTGTATGCCTCGGACTGGCCCTGGGGGGACCGCAGGGCCTCGGTAAGTGCCGTTAGAAAGGCCTGTAGGGGAGACCGGTCTCTTGAAAAACTGATTTATTCTGAAAATGCCGCCCGGCTTTTGGGTCTGACATCCTGA